Part of the Halorhabdus utahensis DSM 12940 genome, TTGCTCGGAGACCGCCTCGAGGACGCCGATATCGGCGAGCCGCCGACAGTGCCGACGGGCTGTATCGGGCGTGCAATCGGCCCTGTCGGCGATGTCGGCGATCCGGGCCGGCTCGTGAAGCTGGAGTGCCACCCGGTAGACCCGCTCGTCCGTCGGCGCGTCCGCGAGTTCCCCCTCGAACGCCGCGGCCACGTCGAACGTCGGTGCCATGGCAAAGAATTGGCGCCGCTGACTAATATATTCTTTCCCGGAAGATAAATTTCGCCACCCAGCCTCTCAGCTTTCCCGGACCAGCGGTTCGTACCACTCGCGATTCGCCCGGTACCACTCGACGAACTTCGAGACGCCCTCACGGATCGATGTCGAGGGTTCGTAGCCCAGCAACGCCGCGGCCTTCGAGACGTCGGCGTGGGTGGCCTCGGCATCGGCGTCGTGGCGCTCGGCGTACTCGAGCTCGAGCTCCGGCGCGAGTTGATCGCGGATTTCTTCGGCGAGCGTCTTGATCTCGATCGTCCCGTTGCTACCGATGTTAACGGCTTCGCCGTCGGCGGCGTCGGTCGAAAGCAGTCGGACGTTCGCCTCGACAATATCCTCGATGTAGGTGAAATCGCGGATCTGGGAGCCGTCGCCGTAGACGACCGGGGCCTCGTCGTTGATAGCCCGGGAGACGAAGTTCGAAATCGCCATGTTAGGTCGCATCCGCGGGCCGTAGACGGTAAAGTAGCGCAGGGCGACCGCGGGGAGGTCGTAGCAGTTCGCGTACGCGCAGGTGTAGCGTTCCTGGGCGAGTTTCGAGGCCCCGTAGGGGCTAACAGGCATCGTCGGATCTTCCTCGTCGTAGGGCAGCGAGATGGGCTTGCCGTAGACCGACGACGAGGAGGCGACGACGACCCGCTCGATGCCGTGCTCGCGGGCGGCGTCGAGAACGTTCAGCGTCCCGTCGACGTTGACCGCGTCGTACTTGCGGGGGTTCTCGACACTCCGGCGGACGCCCGCCTGGGCGGCCTCGTGATAGACGTAATCAGCCTCGGCGACGAGTTCCGCGACCAGGTCCGCGTCGCGGACGTCACCCTCGACGAGTTCGTAGGAACCGTCGCCGTCAGCAGCCGTGTCCCGGCAGATTTCGACGGTGTGTTCCTTGATCTCCCTGGCGTAGAACGGATCGAAATTGTCCAGAACGACGACATCGTGACCGTCGGCGACGAACCGCTCGGCGAGGTGCCCGCCGATGAAGCCCGCGCCGCCGGTGACCAGAATTTGCATGGACAGCGATGTGACGGGGACGATCAAAAAGTCGTCGGAAGCGTCAGGTGGGCGTCGACTCCGGGGCGTCGGGTTCGGCGTCCTGCAACCGCTCCTCGGCGCGGTCGCGGTCTTCGGGATAGCCGACATCGATACGCCAGCCGTCGAGTCGGATGGCGTCGATCGTGCGGCCGCTCTGGAGGAGCAGGTCGATCGCGTCGCTGATCTCGTACTCGCCGCGGTCGGAGGGCTGGACGAGCTTCGCGGCGTGGAAAATGGCCGGCGAGAACGTATAGAAGCCGGTCATCACAAGGTTCGACGGCGGATCGTCGGGTTTCTCGATCACCTCGACGATCTCGCCGTAGTCGTTGGTATCACAGACGCCGTAGCGCGAGGCTTCGTCCCATGGAACCTCCTCGACGAGGAAGGCTGCGTCGGTGCGCTCCTCGCGCTGGCGCTTGACGACGTCTTCGAGGTTGGCCCGAAAGATATTATCCCCGAGCATCAGCATGAAGTCGTCCTCGATGTGCTCCTCGGCGGTCAACAGCGCGTGGGCCAGCCCATTCTGTTCACGCTGGTGGGTGTAGGTGATCGGCACCCCATCGAACTCGTCGTCGTAGTGGTCGATGACGTCCTGCTTGCGATAGCCGACGACGACGATGAGTTCGTCCACGCCGAGGTCGATCAGTTGTTCGAAACTATGCGTCAGGAGGGGCTTGCCGTCGACCTCGACCATCACCTTCGGCTTGTCCTCGGTCAGGGGTCGGAGGCGGGTGCCCTTGCCCGCCGCGAGTACGACAGCTTTCATCAATTCGGTATTTCGGTCCGGGAAGTATATGCCTTGCCGTCGGCCAGCAGGCTCGCCGCGGTTCGACCGAATCGTGGGCCGACACTACCGTCTTCGACTTCGATCGTCACTCCGGATCTCCCAGTCGAGACATCCCGGCGTCCCCAGTCCACTCCTCGACGAGGTCACCGACCGTGGCTGCGTTCGTCGATACGCCATCGCGGACGGGGGTGTCCCGAAGCATCTCGACTGCCGTGAAGAGTGGATCGGCGGGATCTACCTCGTCTGGGATCTCAAACCACAATTCGGTCCGATTCCTGAATGAAATACCGATCGCACAATTGTGAGAGGAATCACCGTTGAAACCCACGTTCGATCGTGAACCCGATATCGAAAGGGAAACAACCAAATCCGATGGGCAGGAAATCAGAACGATGCACGTAAGCGTCGTCGGCAGCGGATACATCGGCACGACGATCGCCGCCTGGTTCGCGGAGTTGGGACACACGGTCACGAACGTCGATATCGACGAGGACGTCGTGGCAGCCGTCAACAACGGCGAGGCACCCATCCACGAGCCCGGCCTGGACGAGCTCATGGCCGCCCACGGCGGAGACGCCCTCGTCGCGACCACGGACTACGACGAGGTTGCCGGCAGCGACGTCACGTTCCTCGCGCTGCCCACACCCTCCAACGATGACGGCAGTATCGACCTCTCGGCGATGAAAGCCGCCGCGGAGTCACTCGGTGACGTCATCGCCGAGAAGGACGACGACCACCTCGTGGTCGTCAAGAGTACCGTCATCCCCGGGACGACGGCCGAGACGATCGCCCCGATCATCGAGGACGCCTCGGGGAAGACCGTGGGCGAGGGGTTCCGGATCGCGATGAACCCCGAGTTCCTCCGGGAAGGGTTCGCCCTCGATGATTTCAAGGACCCGGACAAGATCGTTATCGGGGCCGAGGACGACCAAGCGGTCGAGACGCTGAATCGGGTCTACGAACCGCTGGTCGAGGCCGCGGCGGGCGATCCCGCGATCGTCGAGACGGGGATCCGCGAAGCGGAGATGATCAAGTACGCAAACAACGCCTTCCTCGCGACGAAGGTCAGCCTGATCAACGAACTCGGGAACATCTGCAAGGAGTACGGCGTCGACGCCTACGAGGTCGCCGACGCCATCGCGCTGGATCACCGCATCGACGAACACTTCCTCCGCTCGGGCCTAGGGTGGGGGGGCAGCTGCTTCCCCAAGGACGTCGCGGCGATCCGCGCCGCCGCACGCGACCGCGACTACGACCCCGTCCTGCTCGACGCCACGGTCGAGGTCAACGACCGCCAGCCCGAACGTCTCCTCGATCTGCTGGACGACCACACCGACGTTGCGGGCAAGCGCGTCGCCGTGATGGGGCTGGCGTTCAAGCCTGGGACGGACGACATCCGCTATACGCGAGCCGTCCCGGTCATCGAGGGGCTACTGGAGCGTGACGCCGAGATCGTCGCCTACGACCCCGTCGCGACCGAGAACATGCGCGAGCAGTACCCCGACATCACCTACGCCGACAGTGCGGCCGAAGCTTTAGAGGGTGCCAGCGCGGCGCTGTTCGTCACCGACTGGGACGAGTTTGGGGCCCTCGATGCGGAGTT contains:
- a CDS encoding GDP-mannose 4,6-dehydratase; this translates as MQILVTGGAGFIGGHLAERFVADGHDVVVLDNFDPFYAREIKEHTVEICRDTAADGDGSYELVEGDVRDADLVAELVAEADYVYHEAAQAGVRRSVENPRKYDAVNVDGTLNVLDAAREHGIERVVVASSSSVYGKPISLPYDEEDPTMPVSPYGASKLAQERYTCAYANCYDLPAVALRYFTVYGPRMRPNMAISNFVSRAINDEAPVVYGDGSQIRDFTYIEDIVEANVRLLSTDAADGEAVNIGSNGTIEIKTLAEEIRDQLAPELELEYAERHDADAEATHADVSKAAALLGYEPSTSIREGVSKFVEWYRANREWYEPLVRES
- the aglF gene encoding UTP--glucose-1-phosphate uridylyltransferase AglF, with product MKAVVLAAGKGTRLRPLTEDKPKVMVEVDGKPLLTHSFEQLIDLGVDELIVVVGYRKQDVIDHYDDEFDGVPITYTHQREQNGLAHALLTAEEHIEDDFMLMLGDNIFRANLEDVVKRQREERTDAAFLVEEVPWDEASRYGVCDTNDYGEIVEVIEKPDDPPSNLVMTGFYTFSPAIFHAAKLVQPSDRGEYEISDAIDLLLQSGRTIDAIRLDGWRIDVGYPEDRDRAEERLQDAEPDAPESTPT
- the aglM gene encoding UDP-glucose 6-dehydrogenase AglM — its product is MHVSVVGSGYIGTTIAAWFAELGHTVTNVDIDEDVVAAVNNGEAPIHEPGLDELMAAHGGDALVATTDYDEVAGSDVTFLALPTPSNDDGSIDLSAMKAAAESLGDVIAEKDDDHLVVVKSTVIPGTTAETIAPIIEDASGKTVGEGFRIAMNPEFLREGFALDDFKDPDKIVIGAEDDQAVETLNRVYEPLVEAAAGDPAIVETGIREAEMIKYANNAFLATKVSLINELGNICKEYGVDAYEVADAIALDHRIDEHFLRSGLGWGGSCFPKDVAAIRAAARDRDYDPVLLDATVEVNDRQPERLLDLLDDHTDVAGKRVAVMGLAFKPGTDDIRYTRAVPVIEGLLERDAEIVAYDPVATENMREQYPDITYADSAAEALEGASAALFVTDWDEFGALDAEFEAMAEPVVIDGRRIVEPRDGIEYDGLTW